The DNA region TCATCATTATAAGTGACTTTTTCTATTTTGTTACGTTTAGCCAATTGACCAGCATGCTCATAGAGAGAGCCACTCACTTTATTTAAGACAACAACAGCATCAACGGTTTCAACCTTGTCTATTAGGGTTTGGTCTACATAGCTAATAACTGTGTACCCAGGTGCCCATAATGGTTCAAACGGAGGTCGTTCGATTATTCCTACTACCTTGAATGTACCCTTTGAATCAATTTTCAGTTCTTCGATTACACCATTCTCATCTGTAAGAAGCGAGTCATTTTGATTTAAAGGACTCACCACTTCAGCAGAAAACCGGTTACCAATCTCTACGGTAAATTGATCGCCAATTTGATATTCTACTTTTGCATTTGTTGCAATCGCCTCTGAAATGACCACTTCATTTTCGGTTTGCGGAAGTCGTCCCTTGCTTATTGTTACAGGAAATTGCTTAAATGCTTGTTCATTATATTCGATGAGATATAAATAAGGCTTACTTTCATTTTGAGAATTTGGTAAGGATGCATAGCCTAAATCCTTTTTGATTGCCAGCTTTTTGGTGTCTTTATCCCTTTCAATTTCAGCAATCTGTTCGGAGTTAACGTTCTTATATTGGACATGCCATTCTCCGTCTGTTGCGATTGATTGCCTTTTAAATAAATCTAAAAATGATACGCCTAGGGTGGCAACCGCAGTCACCATCGCAACAGAGATAATGACACCAATAATCGTTACTAATGTTCTTCTTTTATTTTCCTTCAAATGCCTTACGGTTACTTTATTGATAATATTCACGGACGAATCACCTCATCTTTGGCAATCCTTCCATCTTCCATAGAAATGACACGATCTGCTTGTAATGCAATCCGTTCATCATGTGTAATGACAATAAGTGTCTGATTAAACGTTTTATTAAACATTTTAAGCAGTTCCATGATCTCGCCACTATTCTTACTATCCAAGTTACCTGTCGGTTCATCTGCAAGCATAATTGCTGGATTACTTACTAGTGCACGTCCGATTGAAACCCGCTGCTGTTGACCTCCTGACAACTGGTTGGGCAAATGATTTAAGCGGTTATTCAAACCTAATGTATTCACAATCTTCTCGAACTGTTTAGGGTCCACTTTATGATGGTCTAACAGTATTGGAAGGGTAATATTTTCTTCTACTGTTAAAATCGGAATAAGATTATAAAACTGATAAATTAACCCGATTTGTCTACGTCTAAAGATCGCTAACTGTGTTTCATCCAACTGGTAAATATCCGTGTTATCAACGAGTACCTTACCGCTTGTAGGTCGATCCACCCCGCCAAGTAAATGTAGTAACGTAGATTTTCCAGAGCCCGAAGGACCGATAATCGTTACAAATTCACCCTTTTTCACTGAGAAGGAAACATCATCAAGTGCCTTAACCGCCGTTTCTCCTTTGCCATACACTTTAGACAGATTTTCTATTTGTAATATATTCATTGTAAAACCTCCATGTTTTTGATGTTGGCTTCAGTATATCTGCCTAAAATGACTTTCAAGTGACTCTAAAATGACAGTTTAGTCACTTTAGATACATTTACAAAAAAAAACAAACAGATATTATATTACCTGTTTGTAAAACTTCATTTGAAAACAGGTGCCCTTACCAGGTTCACTGGTTACCTGAATATCTCCATTTTGATTCCTGATAATGCTATAAGCCATAGCAAGCCCAATTCCAACACTATCCTCACTTGCATTCTTTCCTTTAAAAAACCGCTTAAAAATATAGGGAAGATCTTCCTTAGGAATACCCTTGCCATTATCCTTAATCATTATTTCAGTAAACAACGCATTTTCCGAAAAGGATAAAGATATCTCTCCGCCTTCCCCGGTATGCTCCACACAATTTTTAAAAATATTGATTATCGCTTCTGCAGTCCAGTTGAGATCGCCAAGAAAAGCTACAGACTCTTCACCAGTCACTTTTAGCGTTTGTTCTTTAATATCCATCGGTATTAAAACAGAAGCAACTGCTTTTTGGATTAATTCATGAACAGTAATTTTATCTTTTTTAAATTGCACCGTTCCCGCATCTATTTTAGATAATTTTAATAATGAGGAGACAAGCCATTCCATTCTTTCTAATTGTGCACCGATGTTACCGGTAAATTCTTCTCGTTTTGATTCATTGAGCTTAGGGTCACTTAACAAATCAGCCATCACCATCATAGAGGTTAGTGGTGTTTTGAGTTGGTGTGAAATATCTGAGATTGCATCCATTAATTTTATTTTATCCTGTTGTAAGAGCGAGCCCTGCTCCGAAAGCATAGCAGTCACTTTATAAATATCGCTTTTCAAAATGCTAAGCTCACCCTCATAGTTATCACGAACATCAAGTGTGTAATCCCCGCTGCTAATACGTCGCAAATAACTAGAGAGCTTTTCTATTTCGCGGTACCTCCATTTGGTAAAATATAGATTGCAAAGTATCAGTAATACAGTCGAGAAAAGTACGAATATGGCGGTTTGTATTGAAAATATGACGGCAGATATACCAGTTGCTGTGAGACTTATGGTTCCCAAAAGGAGTGTAAACAGCAGGAATTCCCGATTGCGAAACATGTTACTCACCTACCTTATAGCCTAAGCCTCGTATCGTTTTAATAATCGTCGGACTTTGTGGGTTATCCTCCAGCTTTTCTCTTAATCTTTTTATGTAAACTGTCAGGGTATTATCGTTAACGAAATCTCCAGCCACATCCCAAATTCTCTCCAGTAATTGGTTTCTGGTGAGTACTTGACCAATATGATTGGCAAAAATCAATAACAGACGATACTCTAAAGCAGTCATTAGCACTTCATCGCCATTTTTAAAGACTTTACCTTCTAGTGTATTGATACGGATATTTTCTATTTCAATATTGGTTTTCAGCTGTGTTTGTGATTGTTTATTATACCGGCGAAGCACAGACTTAATCCGGGATAGTAACTCACGAAGGCGGAACGGCTTTGTAATATAATCATCTGCTCCCATATCAAGGCCCATGACCACATTCACTTCATCATCTAAGGCTGTTAAGAAAATGACCGGAATATCGCTCCGCTTTTTAACCAATTCACATAAATCATACCCGCTTCCATCTGGTAACGAGAGATCGAACAAACATAAATCAATCTCATTCAATATTTCTGCAAGGATATTTTTAGCGGATTCGGCATTATGGCAGAGGATTGTCTCATAATCATCTTGTTGCAATGAAAATTCCAATCCGGATGCAATCGTTTTATCGTCTTCCACTAATAATATTTTCATCAGTAACACCCTATCTTGGTTTAATTTCTATTCCTTTATCATATTTTATTGGAGATAGTTCGTCAAAATATAGGGAATCACAAAAACACGAGCAAGAAGAAATACTCGTGTTTTGGCAAAAGAAATATAGGACTAAACGACTCCGGTTTAGTCTCTAAATATAAAGATTACAGATGTTAGTATACCCGTTTTGCCCCCACATAATATTTTGACCAGTATGGGTTATCCAATGACCTATCGCAGTGACAGCCACCAATTGGTTATCTATTTTTTCTTTTATATAAATCCATTGTTTTATAGCCTTCACCTAGCACTGTCTCCATATCTAGAAGTCGTTTTGCTTGTGTCTCTTTCCTTTTCGCACTATATACATAACGTGCCCAATCCTTTTGATAACCTGGGGTTAACTCGTTGTAGATTTTTAGTAAATCCTGGTTATTTTTTAAATAATTTGTTATGTCCACTATCCGTTCTATGTAGTCATCCACACATTGACTGTTTTTCGTGCTTTTTGTGATTTTTTTGGATGAAGACTTAATTCCTATCACTGTAAACACTTCATTTAAACTAACCATTCTCGCAAACTTTAAGTTACTTCCATGCACGTAACCTTCTTCATCATAATTTTTGGCACTATAAATTTCATCTCGTTCTATGTATTTATCATATTGCGGATTATTTTTTTTCGGATATGCAATGTATATATAACCATTGTCATTTAGTAATTGCTTGTCAATGACTTCTTTTAAATAGGTTGAAAACTCCTCTAAACTAAAAATAAAGACAAAGATGAGATCATATTTATCCTTCTTGATTACTACTTCATATTCTATTGTTTCAAACTCAGTAATATCATCTGGTTTACCTAGAATTAATTTAGCAGCGTATTTTTTAAAATTTAATTTATCAATAATTGTTTTCGTAGAATTTTCCATTTTTCTGTCCTCTCTTTAAATCTACATTTCAAAAATTAGACCCATTAAGTCGATTAGTACTTATAATTCGGATAAGTTGCTTTTAGAAATGCAATCGATTGAGTTATTAATTCTTTTAAAACATCAACATCAATGTCAGCTACTTTATTAACATACACACACGCTTTCCCCGTTGTATGTTTTCCAAAAACCTTCAACAATTCTTCTCGTTTCGTATCACCAGGGGCAAAATATAAACTGATTTTAGCCTTTCTTGGGGAAAAACCAACAAGTGGGGCATCTCCTTCATGTCCAGACGCATATTTGTAATGGTATTTACCGAATCCAATAATACTCGGTCCCCACATCTTTGCTTGAAAACCACTTGTCTCTGTAAAAATATCTAATAATTTATAGGCATCCTCACGCTTCTTCGGATTCTCAACTTGTTCAATAAACTCAATAACACTGGTATCTGTTTCTTTTGTCTTTGTTTCATATGCCATATGGAATCTCTCCTTTGTATAGTAATAACTTATACTAATATTACAACAATAGTATCGTTAATTCCTGCAATAGGCGATAAAAAGCGCTATCCATCTAACAGTCTGTTTGTAGATACCGAAAGGGTTAGTAACCATTGGGAATTCCCTCTTTTTATCTCCTATATTGGAACCATCCTATTGCTGACGCTAGTATTATGGATCATTCGCGTAACGACAAAAAGAGTATCTATTAAGCTCAAATAGAAAAATATGAGTAGGAAATCTCTCCATATTCAAATAATAGAGCCCTACTACAGGATTGCTGTGTAAGGCTCTTCTGTGCAACTAAGGTCATAATGTTCCGTCCGTTTCTGAATATGATCTAAGTTTAGTAATGTAAAAAATCCCTGGTATGGAAAGAACAGTTACGACTAATAGGACAACGGTCATTCCATTTTTACTGGAATCACTCATACCGGATGCAAACATCACCCCAAATAAGCTGGATGCAAGGATATTCCCAATATATCTTGACGTCATCAGCAAACCAGAGGCAATTCCGCTTTGTTGTTTAGTTACAAAAGAATAAAGAAGATTTTGTAACCCAATGCTGACTGCGCCATTGCCTAAACCGATAATTGCAAGAATCATAAATAACCAGAATAGTGGCAAGGTCCGATTTGATAGTAATAATAAACCTACTCCTACAATCCCCACTATACCGCCGAACAATAAAGGGATTCTAAAACCAGCTCTTTCAATCCACCGGGTAGCGATAGGTGTCATCAGCATGGCAAAGATGGAAATAGAAAGCATCATCAGACCTGCTGTTTTGGAATCAAGCATGACTACTGTTTGTAAGTACGACGGCATTGCAAGCAGCATCGAGAAAAAGACCACGGTAGCTAAAATGTATTGTACATAAAGGAAGGAAACGTTTAGATTTTTCCTTAAATAAATAACATTGATAAACGGTTCAGACTTCTTTTTCTCAAAATAATAAAATGAAAAGGTAAATAGTATTGAGACAATCATTCGCCATAGACTAAAACCACTTTCTAATGATAGTAAAAAGAACATCCAACTAGATAAAAATAAACCAAATAAAATAATTCCAATGACATCCCATTTGAAGGTTTTGGCAGCAAATTTACTATCGCCAGGAATATATTTAAAAGCTAGAATCGCCGAAAGAATGATTACTGGAAAATTAACATAAAAAATAACTGGCCACCCGCCATACTCAACTAATAATCCGCTAATCGTCGGTCCGAAGGCGGCTGAAGTGGTTGCAAATACAGATAAGGTTGAGATAACTCTATTTTGATTTTTTTCAATATATGTTCGAATAATTCCGATTCCAGCAGGATAAAGTGCGGATGTCCCTAATGCCTGGATAGCTCTCATACCTAGTAAAAACATCACGTTCGTAGAAAGAGGTGCCATAAAGGAAGAAATAGCTACTAATATAAGTCCTGTGATAAAGATTTTCTTTCTTCCATAAACATCACTGATTTTGCCAGTTAGCGGTAAACAAATGGCGCTAATCATAAAATAAGAGGCAATTAACCAAGAGATATCTTTTGATGTAAGTTGAAAATCGTTTTGAATATCTGGTAAGGCAACTGTAATCATTGTTGTATTTAGCGGGTTTAAAATAACCCCTAATGCGATTGCAACGACTAAATATTTGGAATTTACGGGTAAAAAAGTTGATGAATTCCCTTCTGACATGAACAATTGATTCCCTTCACTTAAAAATATTGGATGAATATTATTATATTTAAAATTCTGCTTAACATAAATAGGTGTATTTATTGGTAAAATCATTTATATAATAATAGGTAGTAGAACCTTCATCTTACCTAAGCGATAGAGACATTTATCACAGTGATTTGTGATATGCTTATGGTAGATATAGGAGGAATGACATGCTTAGACGTAACCTTTTTGCTCTTTTTAGTTTCATCATTATTTTTCTAGTCAGCGGATGCGGACAAGAAACGATTGAAAAAAAAGATACAGCTGATACAGTTAAACAAGAAGAAAAAGCTGAAGACTCTGCTGTTTCAGAAAAGAAAGAGGAACAACAGGATCAAATTAAAGACGATAGTAAAGTAGACACTAGTGAATTATCCGGGCTGAAAGTCCATTATATTGATGTGGGCCAAGGAGATTCGACATTACTTCAATTTTCCCATGATGGTGAAGACTTTACAATACTTATCGATGCAGGAAACTGGAATGGGAATGAAGTAGTAAATTATCTAACTTCCCAAAAGGTAAAGCAAATTGATATTGCGGTCGGTACTCATCCTGATGCCGATCACATTGGGCAACTGGATAAGGTGATAAACTCGTTTAATGTTGGAGAAGTTTGGTTATCCGGTAACACAAACCCTTCTCAAACCTTCCAAAAACTCATTAGCGCCATCGAATCCAAGGATTTAGATTACCATGAACCCAGATTGGGAGAAGAGTTTGAAATCGGACCATTACTTATTGAAGTATTAAACCCAAAGACAATAACAGAAAATGATAATGATGAATCGATTTCTTTGAAACTTACGTATGGAAATGTCCGCTTCATTTTTACAGGCGATGCGAGTACGGATGAAGAATTGAAAATGCTTCAAAGTGGAATGAATGTCAAGGCAGATATTCTTCATCTCGGGCATCACGGCTCAACTACCTCAACACATCCCAAATTTTTGAGTGAAGTAAGTCCATCCGTAGCTATTTACAGCGCTGGCTTAAACAATACGTATGGTCATCCGCATGAAGAAGTGGTCAATCGAGTTCACAGTGCCGGAATTAAGCTTTATGGTACCGATGTTCATGGAACAGTTATAGTCTCAACGGATGGAATAGACTATAAAGTATTAACCAAAAAAGACGGAACGATTTCACCATCAAGTGCGGGAAGCGGAAATACAACTACAGACGATTCAACTAACAAACAGAATGAATCAAAACAGATAACGGGTCAATGTATTGACGTGAATCGTGCTAGCTTTGATCAGGTACAGCAAATCAAACATATTGGAACAGCTCGTGCAGAGGAATTAATAAGCTTAAGACCTTTTACCTCTATCGACGATTTAGGAAGAATTAAAGGGATCGGACCTGCAAGGATTAAGGATATTAAAACAGAAGGACTTGCTTGCATTGGAGGATAAAATGATGAAGGGTTATTTAGACAGGATTGAAGAGAATAAATATGCGGTAATATTAGTCGAGGAAATCCAAAAAGAATTCATTATCTCAAAAGATGAGTTACCAATAGGAAGCGCTGAAAAATCATACTTCGACATTACCATTGAAAATGATAAAATCGCAACACTAAAACTAAACGAGCAATCAACTATATCAGAACAGCAGAAAACAAATGATTTAATGGCAAAGCTACGTTCAAAAAGTAAGGAGAGCAAATTTAAAAAGAAGTAAATTTGGGAAGCAGTGGAGTAACGTTACCCCACTGCTTCTATAAAGGCATATTTGAATTTATTCTTCACTAAAAAAGAGCCTATTGGCCCAATTTAGCTATTTAACTAGTGCTCCTCTCAAAGTAACACCATACTCTAAATAACCTTTTAAACAGGTTAACATATAAACCCATCCTTCTTTGTTATCTAATATATGACTGATTAATTCCTCATCATCTTCTTTAAAACCTTCTTCGATAACTTCAATAATTGTACTTGAGTTATCTGCCTCTTCTAAGGTAATTGTGACAATATTTCCATTGCCGTTGAAAACAATTTTCTTATTTAACTCGATTTCTAGTACCTCGATGTCCCCTTGGTAATCGTATTCATCATATTTCAAGGTAATCTTCTTACCTTGTTCCCATCTTTCCGAACTTGAGGAAAACCAAAATTTACCGATTTTTGAAGGGTCTACGAAGGCTTCAAATACATCATTTGTTGGTTTTAATATCTTTAATTTTGTAAGGTTATACAATTTATTCATCTCACTTTATAGTGGTTTCTCACGTTTAAATATATTTTATCACAATAAACTAGAACAAATACGTAATTGATTATATCGATAGTGAAGGCAAGGTTCTTTCCGTTTCAAGCAAACTTTTTAAGTTGCTTAGAATCGCCGGCCATCCATTATTTAATCCCTCAAAGGTATCGTCCGCATCTACCCAATCAACAGGCATCAGATTCTCATGTGTAAGTTTTAGTTTTACAGTCATTTCCATTGGTTTCAACTCAAAAGTTACCT from Neobacillus sp. FSL H8-0543 includes:
- a CDS encoding SRPBCC family protein → MNKLYNLTKLKILKPTNDVFEAFVDPSKIGKFWFSSSSERWEQGKKITLKYDEYDYQGDIEVLEIELNKKIVFNGNGNIVTITLEEADNSSTIIEVIEEGFKEDDEELISHILDNKEGWVYMLTCLKGYLEYGVTLRGALVK
- a CDS encoding MFS transporter; the encoded protein is MILPINTPIYVKQNFKYNNIHPIFLSEGNQLFMSEGNSSTFLPVNSKYLVVAIALGVILNPLNTTMITVALPDIQNDFQLTSKDISWLIASYFMISAICLPLTGKISDVYGRKKIFITGLILVAISSFMAPLSTNVMFLLGMRAIQALGTSALYPAGIGIIRTYIEKNQNRVISTLSVFATTSAAFGPTISGLLVEYGGWPVIFYVNFPVIILSAILAFKYIPGDSKFAAKTFKWDVIGIILFGLFLSSWMFFLLSLESGFSLWRMIVSILFTFSFYYFEKKKSEPFINVIYLRKNLNVSFLYVQYILATVVFFSMLLAMPSYLQTVVMLDSKTAGLMMLSISIFAMLMTPIATRWIERAGFRIPLLFGGIVGIVGVGLLLLSNRTLPLFWLFMILAIIGLGNGAVSIGLQNLLYSFVTKQQSGIASGLLMTSRYIGNILASSLFGVMFASGMSDSSKNGMTVVLLVVTVLSIPGIFYITKLRSYSETDGTL
- a CDS encoding DUF1801 domain-containing protein, with protein sequence MAYETKTKETDTSVIEFIEQVENPKKREDAYKLLDIFTETSGFQAKMWGPSIIGFGKYHYKYASGHEGDAPLVGFSPRKAKISLYFAPGDTKREELLKVFGKHTTGKACVYVNKVADIDVDVLKELITQSIAFLKATYPNYKY
- a CDS encoding YdeI/OmpD-associated family protein → MENSTKTIIDKLNFKKYAAKLILGKPDDITEFETIEYEVVIKKDKYDLIFVFIFSLEEFSTYLKEVIDKQLLNDNGYIYIAYPKKNNPQYDKYIERDEIYSAKNYDEEGYVHGSNLKFARMVSLNEVFTVIGIKSSSKKITKSTKNSQCVDDYIERIVDITNYLKNNQDLLKIYNELTPGYQKDWARYVYSAKRKETQAKRLLDMETVLGEGYKTMDLYKRKNR
- a CDS encoding HAMP domain-containing sensor histidine kinase encodes the protein MFRNREFLLFTLLLGTISLTATGISAVIFSIQTAIFVLFSTVLLILCNLYFTKWRYREIEKLSSYLRRISSGDYTLDVRDNYEGELSILKSDIYKVTAMLSEQGSLLQQDKIKLMDAISDISHQLKTPLTSMMVMADLLSDPKLNESKREEFTGNIGAQLERMEWLVSSLLKLSKIDAGTVQFKKDKITVHELIQKAVASVLIPMDIKEQTLKVTGEESVAFLGDLNWTAEAIINIFKNCVEHTGEGGEISLSFSENALFTEIMIKDNGKGIPKEDLPYIFKRFFKGKNASEDSVGIGLAMAYSIIRNQNGDIQVTSEPGKGTCFQMKFYKQVI
- a CDS encoding MBL fold metallo-hydrolase, which encodes MLRRNLFALFSFIIIFLVSGCGQETIEKKDTADTVKQEEKAEDSAVSEKKEEQQDQIKDDSKVDTSELSGLKVHYIDVGQGDSTLLQFSHDGEDFTILIDAGNWNGNEVVNYLTSQKVKQIDIAVGTHPDADHIGQLDKVINSFNVGEVWLSGNTNPSQTFQKLISAIESKDLDYHEPRLGEEFEIGPLLIEVLNPKTITENDNDESISLKLTYGNVRFIFTGDASTDEELKMLQSGMNVKADILHLGHHGSTTSTHPKFLSEVSPSVAIYSAGLNNTYGHPHEEVVNRVHSAGIKLYGTDVHGTVIVSTDGIDYKVLTKKDGTISPSSAGSGNTTTDDSTNKQNESKQITGQCIDVNRASFDQVQQIKHIGTARAEELISLRPFTSIDDLGRIKGIGPARIKDIKTEGLACIGG
- a CDS encoding DUF3006 family protein; translation: MMKGYLDRIEENKYAVILVEEIQKEFIISKDELPIGSAEKSYFDITIENDKIATLKLNEQSTISEQQKTNDLMAKLRSKSKESKFKKK
- a CDS encoding response regulator transcription factor encodes the protein MKILLVEDDKTIASGLEFSLQQDDYETILCHNAESAKNILAEILNEIDLCLFDLSLPDGSGYDLCELVKKRSDIPVIFLTALDDEVNVVMGLDMGADDYITKPFRLRELLSRIKSVLRRYNKQSQTQLKTNIEIENIRINTLEGKVFKNGDEVLMTALEYRLLLIFANHIGQVLTRNQLLERIWDVAGDFVNDNTLTVYIKRLREKLEDNPQSPTIIKTIRGLGYKVGE
- a CDS encoding ABC transporter ATP-binding protein, which produces MNILQIENLSKVYGKGETAVKALDDVSFSVKKGEFVTIIGPSGSGKSTLLHLLGGVDRPTSGKVLVDNTDIYQLDETQLAIFRRRQIGLIYQFYNLIPILTVEENITLPILLDHHKVDPKQFEKIVNTLGLNNRLNHLPNQLSGGQQQRVSIGRALVSNPAIMLADEPTGNLDSKNSGEIMELLKMFNKTFNQTLIVITHDERIALQADRVISMEDGRIAKDEVIRP